In Chthoniobacterales bacterium, the DNA window CGCTATCAGTCGTTCCTTCGTGGCGCTGAAACAATCCTTCAAAAGGACGTGAACCTCTGCTAACAGCGCCTTCGCCGCTGCGCAGTTGAAGGCGAACTGAAAATATTCGAGCTTCTCATCATCGTTGCACTTCTTGCCCGCAATGGACGCGAGGAACTCTAAATGGAGCGGCACATAAAAGGCAACGTACGAGCGATTACGCAGAATCTCTTTTGCTCTAGGATGATCGAAATCCCTCAGGAGCGAGTAAGACATCATTCTAAGAAGGAAAGTTTTGCCGCTACCTCGCGTGCCCAGAAGAATCTCATGCTGGTCGTTGAACAGCGACCAAAAGCCCGATGTGGGGAAAAATTCCGCGAGGATTTTTTGTTCGGCACCAGCCCTTCCTTGGGATTCATGGAAAGGGTTGGGACCGGTATAGTCTTTGAGGAGATCGCTGCGTCGCTTCATAATCAGTTTCGCTTGAGGTAAACCTCCTCCGGATAGGCACCGACGACGTTACAATTTAACCCGGCGGCCGCATCGTGAAGTTCGCCACGCAGGTCGTTGATCGCCATGCAAGCGAGCTCTAGAGGTAGAGCGCCGTACGTCGGCATAGGCACAAAGGCGCCAGGATCTCCCGCCAACGCAGTCTGAACACATGCGATCATGGCCGCCTGGCGCTCGGCTGCAGTGGCGCAGCTACCAAAAGTCTGCTTCCCGTCCAGCGGAACCGCCGCGGCGCGCTTGACTGGCATCCATCCCGCGGCCGCAGAATAGGCGTATGTCTTCACGGTCCCAGTAGCCGCCCCGTGGGGTCCCTGGCCTTCCAACCGCACAACATGGAACAGATTCGGAATTTCACCTCCGTATCGGTGATCGGCCGAAACGGCTACGCTGCCCGCGCAAAGGAACGTAATCGGGTTTGACCATCCCTCTTTGAGTTCCGTTGTCAAAAAGGGGTGGTGCCGGTGTCCATGAATCACGATATCCACCCCGCCCGCTCCCAGAAGGGCGCAAACTTCCGCTCCTTCCTCTAAGGTGGAAATATCCAACCCGGGCGTGGGATACGGCAAATTGAACGGATGGTGATGGAGCATAACGACTCTCCATTTGCCCGCCTGTTTGGGCTTCGCCAAAACCTCCGCCAACCAAGCGAGCTGCGTCGAACCCAGTCTGCCATGTTTTACCTTCTGCTCGCTGCTGCAATAATAGC includes these proteins:
- a CDS encoding metallophosphoesterase; its protein translation is MPVSFLILSDIHFGRLSCSKDFALPDDSAGELQNAVSMKASLIEVARHEVIDAILVSGDMTSVASPAEFSGAVQAVNDIAAGCEIAQDAIFYTFGNHDTNWRICRLGEQSPEFRADGEYSRVGGEIAGLFVNNIRPTHPGPIPGSGVFERDSFELIVLNTGYYCSSEQKVKHGRLGSTQLAWLAEVLAKPKQAGKWRVVMLHHHPFNLPYPTPGLDISTLEEGAEVCALLGAGGVDIVIHGHRHHPFLTTELKEGWSNPITFLCAGSVAVSADHRYGGEIPNLFHVVRLEGQGPHGAATGTVKTYAYSAAAGWMPVKRAAAVPLDGKQTFGSCATAAERQAAMIACVQTALAGDPGAFVPMPTYGALPLELACMAINDLRGELHDAAAGLNCNVVGAYPEEVYLKRN